Proteins from a single region of Haemorhous mexicanus isolate bHaeMex1 chromosome 4, bHaeMex1.pri, whole genome shotgun sequence:
- the ERI1 gene encoding 3'-5' exoribonuclease 1 isoform X1, which yields MEEQKENRPQAARDEAAAAPAARPPGRQHCRISDQETNGKTSAASSNDFSDPIYKEIAITNGYINRMTREELRSKLAEFKLETRGVKDVLKKRLKNYYKKQKLMQKEHISGDSCYDYICVVDFEATCEEGNPPEFVHEIIEFPVVLVNTRTLEIEDTFQQYVKPEINPKLSDFCISLTGITQDIVDKADIFPQVLQNVIDWMRQRELGTKYSYSMLTDGSWDMSKFLNIQCRISRIKYPSFAKKWINIRKSYGNFYKVPRNQTKLTIMLENLGMSYDGRPHSGLDDSKNIARIAIRMLQDGCDLRVNERIHGGQLMTVSSSVPLEGAPAPQMPRYRN from the exons atggaGGAACAGAAAGAGAACCGCCCGCAGGCCGCCCGGGACGAGGCGGCGGCTGCTCCCGCAGCCCGCCCGCCG GGTAGACAGCATTGTAGGATCAGTGATCAAGAAACTAATGGCAAAACCTCAGCTGCCAGTTCAAACGACTTCAGCGATCCGATTTACAAAGAAATTGCTATAACCAATGGTTATATCAACAGAATGACCAGAGAAGAGCTCAGAAGTAAACTCGCAGAGTTCAAGCTTGAAACCAG AGGAGTGAAAGATGTACTGAAAAAGAGATTGAAAAACTATTATAAGAAACAGAAGCTGATGCAGAAGGAACACATTAGTGGAGACAGCTGCTATGACTACATCTGTGTCGTTGACTTTGAAGCAACCTGTGAAGAAGGAAATCCGCCTGAATTTGTACATGAAATAATTGAATTTCCTGTTGTCTTAGTAAACACACGTACCCTGGAAATA GAGGATACCTTTCAGCAATATGTGAAGCCAGAGATTAATCCCAAGCTTTCAGACTTCTGCATCAGTCTGACAGGAATAACCCAG GACATTGTTGATAAAGCTGATATTTTTCCTCAAGTTCTGCAGAATGTCATAGATTGGATGAGACAACGAGAGCTGGGAACAAAGTACAGCTATTCCATGTTGACTGATGG ATCTTGGGATATGAGTAAATTTTTGAACATCCAGTGCCGTATTAGCCGTATCAAATACCCTTCTTTTGCCAAAAAGTGGATCAATATTCGCAAATCATATGGGAACTTCTACAAG GTTCCTAGGAACCAGACCAAGCTGACAATCATGCTTGAAAATCTGGGCATGAGTTATGATGGGAGACCTCACAGTGGACTTGATGACTCTAAAAACATTGCAAGGATAGCCATAAGGATGCTGCAGGATGGCTGTGACCTGCGGGTGAATGAGAGAATTCACGGTGGGCAGCTGATGACAGTCTCCTCCTCGGTCCCCTTAGAGGGAGCCCCTGCTCCACAGATGCCCCGCTACAGAAACTAG
- the ERI1 gene encoding 3'-5' exoribonuclease 1 isoform X2, which translates to MEEQKENRPQAARDEAAAAPAARPPGRQHCRISDQETNGKTSAASSNDFSDPIYKEIAITNGYINRMTREELRSKLAEFKLETRGVKDVLKKRLKNYYKKQKLMQKEHISGDSCYDYICVVDFEATCEEGNPPEFVHEIIEFPVVLVNTRTLEIDIVDKADIFPQVLQNVIDWMRQRELGTKYSYSMLTDGSWDMSKFLNIQCRISRIKYPSFAKKWINIRKSYGNFYKVPRNQTKLTIMLENLGMSYDGRPHSGLDDSKNIARIAIRMLQDGCDLRVNERIHGGQLMTVSSSVPLEGAPAPQMPRYRN; encoded by the exons atggaGGAACAGAAAGAGAACCGCCCGCAGGCCGCCCGGGACGAGGCGGCGGCTGCTCCCGCAGCCCGCCCGCCG GGTAGACAGCATTGTAGGATCAGTGATCAAGAAACTAATGGCAAAACCTCAGCTGCCAGTTCAAACGACTTCAGCGATCCGATTTACAAAGAAATTGCTATAACCAATGGTTATATCAACAGAATGACCAGAGAAGAGCTCAGAAGTAAACTCGCAGAGTTCAAGCTTGAAACCAG AGGAGTGAAAGATGTACTGAAAAAGAGATTGAAAAACTATTATAAGAAACAGAAGCTGATGCAGAAGGAACACATTAGTGGAGACAGCTGCTATGACTACATCTGTGTCGTTGACTTTGAAGCAACCTGTGAAGAAGGAAATCCGCCTGAATTTGTACATGAAATAATTGAATTTCCTGTTGTCTTAGTAAACACACGTACCCTGGAAATA GACATTGTTGATAAAGCTGATATTTTTCCTCAAGTTCTGCAGAATGTCATAGATTGGATGAGACAACGAGAGCTGGGAACAAAGTACAGCTATTCCATGTTGACTGATGG ATCTTGGGATATGAGTAAATTTTTGAACATCCAGTGCCGTATTAGCCGTATCAAATACCCTTCTTTTGCCAAAAAGTGGATCAATATTCGCAAATCATATGGGAACTTCTACAAG GTTCCTAGGAACCAGACCAAGCTGACAATCATGCTTGAAAATCTGGGCATGAGTTATGATGGGAGACCTCACAGTGGACTTGATGACTCTAAAAACATTGCAAGGATAGCCATAAGGATGCTGCAGGATGGCTGTGACCTGCGGGTGAATGAGAGAATTCACGGTGGGCAGCTGATGACAGTCTCCTCCTCGGTCCCCTTAGAGGGAGCCCCTGCTCCACAGATGCCCCGCTACAGAAACTAG
- the ERI1 gene encoding 3'-5' exoribonuclease 1 isoform X3 produces the protein MTREELRSKLAEFKLETRGVKDVLKKRLKNYYKKQKLMQKEHISGDSCYDYICVVDFEATCEEGNPPEFVHEIIEFPVVLVNTRTLEIEDTFQQYVKPEINPKLSDFCISLTGITQDIVDKADIFPQVLQNVIDWMRQRELGTKYSYSMLTDGSWDMSKFLNIQCRISRIKYPSFAKKWINIRKSYGNFYKVPRNQTKLTIMLENLGMSYDGRPHSGLDDSKNIARIAIRMLQDGCDLRVNERIHGGQLMTVSSSVPLEGAPAPQMPRYRN, from the exons ATGACCAGAGAAGAGCTCAGAAGTAAACTCGCAGAGTTCAAGCTTGAAACCAG AGGAGTGAAAGATGTACTGAAAAAGAGATTGAAAAACTATTATAAGAAACAGAAGCTGATGCAGAAGGAACACATTAGTGGAGACAGCTGCTATGACTACATCTGTGTCGTTGACTTTGAAGCAACCTGTGAAGAAGGAAATCCGCCTGAATTTGTACATGAAATAATTGAATTTCCTGTTGTCTTAGTAAACACACGTACCCTGGAAATA GAGGATACCTTTCAGCAATATGTGAAGCCAGAGATTAATCCCAAGCTTTCAGACTTCTGCATCAGTCTGACAGGAATAACCCAG GACATTGTTGATAAAGCTGATATTTTTCCTCAAGTTCTGCAGAATGTCATAGATTGGATGAGACAACGAGAGCTGGGAACAAAGTACAGCTATTCCATGTTGACTGATGG ATCTTGGGATATGAGTAAATTTTTGAACATCCAGTGCCGTATTAGCCGTATCAAATACCCTTCTTTTGCCAAAAAGTGGATCAATATTCGCAAATCATATGGGAACTTCTACAAG GTTCCTAGGAACCAGACCAAGCTGACAATCATGCTTGAAAATCTGGGCATGAGTTATGATGGGAGACCTCACAGTGGACTTGATGACTCTAAAAACATTGCAAGGATAGCCATAAGGATGCTGCAGGATGGCTGTGACCTGCGGGTGAATGAGAGAATTCACGGTGGGCAGCTGATGACAGTCTCCTCCTCGGTCCCCTTAGAGGGAGCCCCTGCTCCACAGATGCCCCGCTACAGAAACTAG